The Collibacillus ludicampi region CGATGTTTCAGGCCTCTCGGAAACTCGTACGTTTTCCGTAAAACTGCCGTTATTGCCTGGAGTCACGCAAGTGGTACCGGATACCGTCGATATACAGGTTGTCGTGACTCCGCCGGAACGCCGGACATTTACGAACGTACCGATCCAGGTAACCAACTTGGCGGACGACTATACGGCGGATCTTTCGTCGAAGACTGTCGATATCGTCGTTGAAGGGGAAAAGAAATCGATCGATGCGTTAAAACCGGAAGATGTACAGGCCGTTGTTGATCTATCGGGCCAAGGAGAAGGTACCCAACAGGTGAGTGTTCAAGCGAATATCCGGTCAGATGCTGCTTCTTCACTACGGGTTGTGGATGTGAAGAACAGTTCTGTACAAGTGACGATCCGTAAGAAATCGGTTTAATATCGCATGTAAACGGAATGAATAGGATAGCAGCCTCTTGGGAGTGCCTTGGGTGGATACGACCCAAGGTACCTTTTTTAGTGTACCCTACCATGACGCGAACGACACCCTCAGAGGACTGAAAACTACTTTGAAAATGAGTGCTTGGGTGGGTGTATCGCTTTGCGCTTGGGTTCGATGAAGGTCGTCCCGCCCGGATTCTTAATAGAGGTTGCGGAACGACCTTCAACTCACCTCTGCGCTGCAAAGCGATACAACCCACCCAAAAGATACTCCGTTGCATAAGGCAGCTTAAATCTCTCTTCCCGCACAAGAAACTTTTCATCCTCTGATGGCGCCGCTTGCGGTAGATACCCAACAAACCACAATTTTTTCAAAAGTAGGATCGAGGACACCATTGCAGGAAGGTCGTTTGTGTGCGACAATGGGTTGATAGAAATGAGTGTTATAGATTTGCTAGTTTGTTCCTCTTTTTTTTTGAGCGTGGACGTTTGCTATCATCATTGATAGGAAGACATAGTAAACATGAGACTATATTGAAATAAAGGGGTTCACTGATCGTGGGACGTTATTTTGGAACAGATGGTGTTCGCGGCGTTGCGAACACGGAACTGACTCCTGAATTAGCTTATCGTTTAGGACGCGCAGGGGCCTATGTGTTGACCCGTTCGCAGAAACATGCGCGCATTGTGGTAGGAAAAGATACACGCATCTCGGGGGATCTGCTCGAGTCTGCACTGATTGCGGGCATGCTGTCCGTGGGAGCGATTGCGATCCGGGTAGGTGTGGTCTCTACACCGGGAGTCGCTTATCTCACCCGTGCATTGGAGGCGGATGCGGGTGTGATGATTTCCGCTTCGCACAATCCAGTCGCCGATAACGGGATCAAGTTTTTCGGTGGCGACGGGTTCAAGCTGCTTGATTCTGTAGAAGAAGAGATCGAGAAGCTGCTGGATGCGGAAGTCGATACCCTTCCCCGTCCGACTGGGAAAGATGTGGGGCGGATCGAGGAACGCATCGACGCGGTGAAACTGTATACCGATTACTTAGGAAAGACTGTCAAAAACCGGTTTAACGGTTTGAAAATCGTCTTGGACTGCGCAAATGGAGCGGCTTCAGCGATCGCTCCACAAGTGTTCTGCAACCTTGGTGCAGAAGTGATCTCCATTCATGCGGAACCGAACGGGGTGAACATCAATGTCAAGTGTGGTTCGACTCATCCTGAAATCGTGCGTGAAGCTGTTCTAGCCAACAGGGCAGATCTGGGGCTTTCATTCGACGGGGATGCCGATCGGCTGATCGCGGTTGATGAGCAAGGTCATATCGTCGATGGTGACTATATCATGCTGATCTTGGCGAAAGCGTTGAAGGAAGCGGGCAAACTGACAGCAAACACGCTTGTGGCAACGGTGATGAGCAATTTCGGTTTTGTAAAGGCTGCGAAAGAACTGGGAATCGATCTGGTTCGCACGGCTGTCGGGGATCGCTATGTAATGGAAGCCATGATCAACGGGGGCTATGTCATCGGCGGAGAGCAATCCGGGCATATCATTTTACTCGATCACAATACGACAGGGGACGGTTTGTTGACAGCCGTTCAATTGGCATCGATCATGGTCGAGAAGAAACAACCGCTCTCGAAACTGCGCGAGATCATGCGTTCCTATCCCCAGGTGCTCGTTAACGTGCGGGTGGCTTCCAAAGAAGGCTGGGAGCAGAAACCGGCGATCCGGCAGGTCATCGCAGACGTGGAGGCGAAGCTCGGCAACGATGGCCGCGTACTGGTTCGTCCGTCGGGTACGGAGCCGTTGATTCGCGTGATGGCAGAAGGTTCGGATGAAGAATTGGTGCGCTCCTACGTAGAACAGATCGCGGAAGTCGTCCGCAGGGAACAAGGAGCGAGCTGATTCCAGCCGCTCCTTCCACTCCTCACTTGTGATGCATAAGATACCGATAAGGGGGTGATGTCAAGGAGAGGAGAATGTAAAGGGCAATCAGTGATGAATAAGACGAAATTGGAAATGGGAGAGAAAGGGGCTGTTTGGATCGAACGAACGAAAAGAACATGTTTACAAAGAAGGAGATGCAAGATTTGGAAGTTTTCGTATGAAGGATCGAAGTTTTTTCGGTCTAGCGCCAGGCCTGCGAGTGAGAGTCTTGCAGGTGACGCGGAGGAGGTTGGCGAATGTTCGGCGGGTGCCTCCCGGCGGTTTCCCCCTGCCGCAAGAGTTGTCTGAAAACCACTGGGTGACCGGTGGGACAAGGACGCTCAGGGGTCGATACGGAATGGGAACTCGCGCCACGTGTGTTTGTATAGGCAAGTCCGATGATGTGGGCGAGCGGGGTTTGTATTGCCTTTTTTCTTATGAAGTGAAGGGAACCGGATTTCAATCCATTTTAATAAGAACGGATCTTACGGCTTAAAAACGTGTTCTCCCGATGATTTGAACATCCTTTTGCAAGGATCGTTTGGAGGGAGTCACGTTTAGTACTCGGAATTCAACAAAAAACGAAAGGCGGCCTGTTTAGGAACGGTCTTGCGGCCGCTTAGACGCTTAAGGAGGATATACTTCTGTGTGTGGAATTGTTGGATATATCGGCTTTCGTCCAGCTCAGGACGTTTTGATCAAAGGGCTTAGCAAATTGGAGTATCGGGGATACGATTCGGCAGGTATTGCCGTTTTTGACAATGGTGACCTGCATGTGGAAAAATCAGTAGGCCGTTTGGCTGTATTGGAAGAACAAATTGATGGAACGATTCCTGGATTTCTGGGAATCGGCCATACACGCTGGGCAACCCATGGACGTCCTTCCGATGATAATGCACACCCACATACCGATTGCAGCGGAAGATTTGTCGTCGTGCATAACGGTATCATTGAAAACTATCTCAAGTTGCGGGAAGAATTGATCGCCAAAGGGCACACGTTCCAGTCGGAAACTGATACGGAAGTGGTCGCTCATTTGATCGAAGAACTGTATGACGGCGATCTCTTCAATACGACGATCCGTTTATTGGAGAAGATCGAAGGTGCTTACGCGCTCGGCATCATCGCAAGAGATGAACCGGATAAGCTCATCGCCGTGCGCAAAGCATCCCCACTCGTGATCGGTATCGGCGAAGGGGAGAATTTTATCGCTTCCGATATTCCTGCCATACTGGAATATACCCGCGAGACCTATATTCTCGATGACGGGGAAATGGCTGTGCTCACACGCGGCCAAGTGGACGTATACGATTTTGCCGGCAACAAGATTGACAAAGATATTTTCCATGTGACATGGGATACGGTAGCGGCAGAGAAGGGCGGCTATGAGCACTTCATGATCAAAGAGATTCATGAACAGCCGAAAGCGATTAAAGATACGTTAACTTCCCGGATCTCGGAAGACGGACAGCGGGTCGTCTTGAATGAAGTGTCACTCACAAAGGAACAGATGAAGGAGATCGACCGCATACACATCATTGCATGCGGCACCTCTTGGCATGCGGGTATCGTAGGGAAAGCGGCGATCGAACAATTGACTCGTGTCCCTGTCGATGTGGAAATCGCCTCTGAATACCGTTACAGCGACCCGATCATCACCGATAAAACACTCGTGATCGTGATTTCCCAATCGGGCGAAACTGCCGACACATTGGCAGCCATGCGCGAGGCGAAGCGTCTTGGATGTGCGCGCGTGCTCGCCATCACGAACGTGGTGGGTTCCACGATCGCCCGTGAAGCGGATGATGTGATCATCACTTGGGCAGGCCCGGAAATTTCGGTGGCTTCCACAAAGGCATACTCGACACAATTGATCGCTCTTTACCTGTTCGCATGCTACTTTGCACAGGAACGCGAAACCGAAGGGGCGAAGGAAGTACCGGAGATCCTGAATGCACTCAAGAACCTGCCCGCTCAGGCGGAAAAAGTCCTTCAGACCGCACCGGCGATCGAAGCGTTCGCTCGCGCATATGCCGACAAAGAAGATGCGTTCTTCATCGGCCGCGGTCTTGACTATGCCGTGTCGCTGGAAGGAGCGCTCAAACTCAAAGAGATCTCCTATATCCATGCGGAAGCGTATGCGGCTGGCGAGCTGAAGCACGGCACCTTGGCTTTGATCATCGAAGGTGTTCCCGTCATCGCCCTCGCCACACAAGATCATCTGTACGAGAAAATGATCTCCAATATCGTCGAAGTCAAAGCGCGCGGCGCTTACGTTCTCGCCCTCGCATGGCAAGGCGATCAAGAGATTGGCAAAACGGTCGACCAGGTGATCACCATCCCGCGCACCTTGCCGTTCCTGGCTCCCGTGCTTGCCGTGATTCCGTTGCAGTTGCTGGCCTACTATGCATCAGTAGCACGCGGCAACGACGTCGACAAGCCGCGGAATTTGGCAAAGAGCGTGACGGTGGAGTAAAGAAGAGAAATATGGGTGGAATTTTTGTGGTCCGTAACTACGTTTGATCCTGACGATAACTAATATTGAACCCGAATTGTAACTACATTTGATCCTAATATGTTCATCCCGTAGTGGCAGAAACCTTGCTACTACGGGATTTTTATTTTAACAACTCAGGATGGAGGTATATGATACAAACTGTCGAATCATGTATATAAAGTGCAAATTCTGCTTAGTGTACCCGTCAAATAAAAACGGTAAATAGTCAAATACCTTGTTCCCTGGCTAAATAAAACTGTTTCCTGAACACGAGTGAAAATCGGATTGAGTACCCGATACCGCTCGTGTTTTTCTTTTAGAGCAGGGAGAAAGCAGGATTTAGGGGTAAGGGATAAGGGGGCGAAAAGCAGGGATAAAAGCAGGGGTTAAATACAAGGGAGATAGGGCGAAAAGCCCGTCAAATCAAGGGTTTCAAGGGATAAGAGGGAGAGAAAACGTGGGGGAATGATTGAGAAAAAGCGGGAGAATAAGATTGAGAAAAGGCAGGAAGATGGACCCAAACCCCTTAACCCTTGACCCTTATACCTGCCTTTCCACGGAACGTTTTTATTTTCCTAAAAAAAGCGGGGAGTAGGGTAAAACAGGGGTAAGGGAAGGGGGATTCAGACACCGTTTTTATTTGACGACAGAAAATGGAAAAAATCAAGAATG contains the following coding sequences:
- the glmM gene encoding phosphoglucosamine mutase translates to MGRYFGTDGVRGVANTELTPELAYRLGRAGAYVLTRSQKHARIVVGKDTRISGDLLESALIAGMLSVGAIAIRVGVVSTPGVAYLTRALEADAGVMISASHNPVADNGIKFFGGDGFKLLDSVEEEIEKLLDAEVDTLPRPTGKDVGRIEERIDAVKLYTDYLGKTVKNRFNGLKIVLDCANGAASAIAPQVFCNLGAEVISIHAEPNGVNINVKCGSTHPEIVREAVLANRADLGLSFDGDADRLIAVDEQGHIVDGDYIMLILAKALKEAGKLTANTLVATVMSNFGFVKAAKELGIDLVRTAVGDRYVMEAMINGGYVIGGEQSGHIILLDHNTTGDGLLTAVQLASIMVEKKQPLSKLREIMRSYPQVLVNVRVASKEGWEQKPAIRQVIADVEAKLGNDGRVLVRPSGTEPLIRVMAEGSDEELVRSYVEQIAEVVRREQGAS
- the glmS gene encoding glutamine--fructose-6-phosphate transaminase (isomerizing): MCGIVGYIGFRPAQDVLIKGLSKLEYRGYDSAGIAVFDNGDLHVEKSVGRLAVLEEQIDGTIPGFLGIGHTRWATHGRPSDDNAHPHTDCSGRFVVVHNGIIENYLKLREELIAKGHTFQSETDTEVVAHLIEELYDGDLFNTTIRLLEKIEGAYALGIIARDEPDKLIAVRKASPLVIGIGEGENFIASDIPAILEYTRETYILDDGEMAVLTRGQVDVYDFAGNKIDKDIFHVTWDTVAAEKGGYEHFMIKEIHEQPKAIKDTLTSRISEDGQRVVLNEVSLTKEQMKEIDRIHIIACGTSWHAGIVGKAAIEQLTRVPVDVEIASEYRYSDPIITDKTLVIVISQSGETADTLAAMREAKRLGCARVLAITNVVGSTIAREADDVIITWAGPEISVASTKAYSTQLIALYLFACYFAQERETEGAKEVPEILNALKNLPAQAEKVLQTAPAIEAFARAYADKEDAFFIGRGLDYAVSLEGALKLKEISYIHAEAYAAGELKHGTLALIIEGVPVIALATQDHLYEKMISNIVEVKARGAYVLALAWQGDQEIGKTVDQVITIPRTLPFLAPVLAVIPLQLLAYYASVARGNDVDKPRNLAKSVTVE